The window TTTCTCTTCTCCTTTTGTCCTCCAGGctgacgcttcggacacaggtctaggtgctgtactgagccagagcatcgatggtgctgaacactctgtgatgtacctgagctggaaactgtaagaccaggagaccaggtatgaatagaaggctttggcgattaaatgggctgtgaCCCAGCTGCAGTACTACCTGCGGTACTGCGGTCATGAATTCACCCGGGTGACAGATCATgctgctctccagtggatggccgtACATCGGGAGTTGAATCCtagggtcaccaggtggttcttGGACTTGCAGCCCTATCAGTTTGTTTATCGTCGAGGTACTCTACAGGCTAATGCGATGCCCTTTCCCATGTCTATGACTTCTCGTTTCAGGCcgcccgacccaatgggtctAAGCTGAGGGTGGGGGGTTGTGTCACACTCAAACGAGCGTGAAATTATGAATGACGGGGGAGCGGGACAGAGTATTAATGCTTTTTATTTctcatcaacagaaaaacagaagaatatcTTTATCATTCACAATGTATATATTCTCTCATCtctcatatataaatatatatatatatatatatatatatatatatatatataaaaaatcaatatattttgGGACGTATGTGTACTGTAGCCTGTGCAGCTGGCATGTCAGACTGCCTTTGGGAATGTTTTTAATGGGAAGGCTAAGGAGGTGCCTGGCCTGTTTATGGGTTGCTTTTCcctttatgttatatttttgacTCCTGATCACACAACCTGTAGGACATTATCTCCCAGTCTcccttgtattttttaatttacctcCCTTTTGCCCATGTGAAATCCTTCTAATTTTTCTATGTAAAACTGCAATTATGCATTCAGTTCAGAAGATTAACcatgttttttctgatttatttttgctgcctcctcagtttCTGCCATTGCTTCATTTTTAGTATCATTGGAACATTTCaaaagtttactaactataccacaATTAATGTTActaatggtccaaggacagaccccagaGGAACTCCATTaatgacctcactccattcaaatcTCATTTGTTCTCATTGTGTCCTGCAGGTAATCCAATCTGAATTCCAGTTTTGTAAGCTGAATGTTTTGAAAACAGcttttagtttcaaaattaatcttcaAGGCTCTAACAAAGACTTTTTTGAAAGGCTAAGTCAATTATGTCATGGTTTGTATTTGTCACACACCCCaaaaactaaaaaggaaaaagattaaaattaaagaaaacattctgGCTTTGCAGTCTCATTccaagtgaggcattatgcaggcatattgttgttggtgtttcttgtcacacttctgctgaataattcattgtctgaaagtcctcagtgttagtgtgtcagagagaggatgtacaacattgttcataatggtgcttagttttgttttaattctctcctttgctacgacctccagggggctGTGAGTGCATCATATAACTGAccttagtttgttgatttggtgggcttctcttgaagtgatgttactagtcTAGCACACCACActgtagaaaactgcactggccatcacagagttatagaaggtgtgaagaatgtcacttcccacattaaaggaactcagtctattaaagaaaaagagccagctctgccttttcttatatagttcctctgtgttctaagACAACACCAGCCAGTAATTCATGTGAGCGCCCAAGTACTTGTATGAGTGGACCACATCTGCATAGTGTGacaaaagtcaataatcagttccttggggttttttttttttttgttctttattttgccttatacaatttcttgtattaggaatttgttagttttcgcataccccttggggtcagagcgcagggtcagccattgtacagcacccctggagcaattgaaggttaaggaccttgctcatgggcccagcagagtaggatctcttttggcagtgacagggatttgaactggcaaccttcgggataccagcgcagatccttagcctcagagccaccactccaaaaAACTACTCTGGCAACctgcttaaaaatataaaagattggTTCAGCAAGATCTCCTCCTTGTAAATCCATGCTGTCTTTTATTTAGTATGCTGCTTTAATACAGGTTTTTCATGTGAGTTTCTAATTATAAGAAataagcacccagaggaaacccacatacatatggagagaacatgcaaactccatgcaaaccCTGGAGCGCTATCACTGCACTGTTAAGCCTTTAAATTCTATTAGTGAATTTACTTTATACTGCAGTGGTTTACTATCTACTAAATTCATGCATTTGTAGTTATTGTTACTTTATTATTGtctaacaaaagtaaaatcatcccTAACCCTAATCATAAGTTTCGTCTTTTAGTACCCCTACTTCTGTAAAACATTTGTAGAGTGTATTTTAGTAGTGTGTTCatattattactgcaaatgtataTATGATCTAGAGCCACCTCACAACACTTTATAATGTGTATTTTAATGTCTCCAGTGCACAGAGACTAACCACACAGGTCCAGTAATTTGCTTGCTCTCACACAGATGTGGTGGTCAGTGTTTGCCTTAAAGGATACTATGAATTTAATACTTGAGGTCGAGCTTCACAAGCACTAGGCCTGTATCTGCCTTAGAACGTGGCTGAAACCTATTTAGCTAATCCTCTTTATACAGTCACTTAAGACCACTCTGTATCTTTTAATCTTGTAATTAAAGAGTAATTTCAGTCTGGCTCCATTTCTTatgaaaatgcaatttatttaagaattattaaataaataaggggTTTGCTAATTAAGTCAGACTGCTCCACTTCATCTTGTCCCTGTATGGCAGCCAAGTGTCCTCTTTGACCACACAGCCCGGCTATCCACTACAGGCTTGACTGGGTTCAAACCCAggtcttccaaaaaaaaaaaaaaaaaggcattaagTAGTGAATCAGCAAATCATGAAAGATGATATCAGGCCGCGTTTCATGTCTTGAGAGATGATCCATGAACAAGCGTGCTATTCAATGAAAGGGATGAATACCAAAGCAGAGCAAATATGCTTCAGTGATAGAGTTTAATTACTGAGGTGACGGtgtagaaaacaaacaaaaaaaaaaagtttgtctttttttttttattaaatggtgTTCAGATAAAGAAACACTGTTCTCCAGCTGCTTGACATTACTCTAACTTGTTCACCAAGCATTTATTAAATGAATGTGCTTACTTAGTATAATCTATAAACTGTTGTTCAATTAGCTTTGTAATTAAGCTTTCAATTCCTCTGACTCTAACATTTGCATATTTACAAAACAGCTGTTGTTGGGTAAGTTACTTATTATGTTTGGCTGTAAACTAACAATCTTTAGAAATTATTCATGTATCTTGCAATTCTGCATGTCTTCATATTAAGTAGcagattttcattatatttattcAAGGCTCTTTATAATAGTTTGTggtttataaagtgccttttgaGTGGGGTTTCTATTGCTTTCGGTACCACATATAGTAAAATTATGATTGACTGTTGTAGGGTAGAACTTTGACCCAGGTGCCCACTGGGATGTCTTCTGTATGAATTTGCATATTTCCCCTTATAAGCTGATATCTCTATAAGCGTGTGTTCTGTGATGATATGGCACCCTGCCTAAGGTAAGCTGAGGCCTTCCACACATCGGTGTTGGTTTCTTCTCACAATAAAAAGACATGCTTGACCAAGAAGCCTAATTTGTCTCAGAGTGGGTCCTCAATGATACAAAATgattttcctttaatattttgtaaagatgtaaaGCCTCGTGATGCCCTTTGAGCTACATGTATTCTACAATAACGTGCTACAGAAATAAGTGTCGTCGTACATGGTTAGGACATCCTGTAGCTAACCGAATAGACCCACACTATGAAAGAGAAAGTTTAGGAAATGAACAGATCAAAGTAACACAATGCATTTATAGAGAAGGAATCTCAGCTTCAGCTCTGGGAAACCCACAAAGGTTTTGTTTCTCTGGCCAGtatttttaattagaaactaaTTATTGCTGCATATGTAACATTCCTTTTTTAGCTTGGTGTCTGTTCAATTGCCGTCTGTTCATTTGCTTGTTAAAGATTCAGAACACTCAAATACTTTACttgctcatagatagatagatagctttattGATTTCTCTTATAAACTTTAGTAGTTTTCagtctttaatttttcaaatttaaccAGGGGGGGAATTCCAAACGTGCAAGCCTCTCTTAAAGTTAAGACGCCAGGTTTATGTGCGCcagtttcatttccatcaaatcttGATAACCGAGGCAACAAACTATTATAGTCTGGTCCATACCAGGCTAAAGATGAAGCTTAGCAGGAGTGTTGTGGATTGAGAGTTCAAGAAATTCCAGCTCCATGAGAAACAAAACCTTCAACCAagattctggattttttttttttttagcatatcaAAATGTTGCTGAATtctcatttaaattaatcttcCATGTTCATTACAAAATGGTAACACATTGTAACCTAAAACTATCCattgaaaataaattttgttgcttatttaataTTGCTGCATTCTTAGTTGCactatcatttaaattaatctgataccctggtctttgaacacatctcacctggtaaagaaggcccaacaaagactcttcttcctcaggaagatgagacatgctggattctcctctcagctgctcacaaacttctacagatctgcTATAGAAAGccttctctgtcacagtatgacagtgtggtacggcagctgcacagcacaggacaggacaggacaggaaggacttggcacgggtggtgagaacagcacaggggatcgtaggaagtcctctcctagacctggaccctgtatatgctggaagggtgcagaagagggccaaatgtatagctgcggacctcacccatccgggaaatggactgtttgtaccactgccttcgggaaagcggtacagaaacataaaaacacgccccagcagactgaaagacagctttttccccagagctgtgaagtccatctgctcctgctgatacacacacatacatctacccctaacctgcccccctgtagacatgcacatgcACTTTCCCTCATAATCCtccctgcagacccacgcacacagatcactggtctctgtaGGCGTACTAcatcaggaaaagtctggacttgatgatgttttattgctgctgtcttttatacttatattttattatttatagtgtattgtgtgttttaagtactttttttgtttcctacCAACAAAGAATTtcattatgtgtatgcataatgacaataaagaattctactaCTACTATATTTGTTGCAAAGTGGTAAAACTTTAAAAGCTACATtgtttattcaaaaatgaaaagaatttaccacatttaaattattataccATTCATACTCATTACTTTTTCATCAGAAATAGACAAATGGAAAaggtaatacaataaaaaaatgtgttaaagcgGTTGCTCTGTAATGTTAAAACCGTCAGTTATAATTGTACCAATTCCAGGACAGTAAACCCTAAAGTAGTGCAGAAATGATTATAGCAACGCACAAGAAAAAATGCTGCCCTTCAAGATGATCTATGATTAACACTGGTGTGCATGCTCCTGCTCTCACATAGTACAAAGATCTTACAAACCAGCATCCGAAAAATGGACTAGAAAGAAAACTCCTTCGCATTTATAAGTCACGGCATTATATGTATGTACATTGTAAATGAATAAAGAGTAACATGGTATATTTAATGGATTCAATTGAACAACTCAATAAATTAAATGGACTTGACCTCTACTATTTTTATAATAGTCCATTTTTTGTCACTtgtaagatattaaaaatataaaatattttgtaattagcGATATGCCAAGTAAAATAgaagcactcattaaaaaaaaaaaaaactgccaagtCTGGCTTGGTACTCATGACAATGATTTTCATTCAGGTTTTTGCGATCACATTCAGTGCATAAAATGTGAAGTGTGGTAAATGAATCCatataaaaatgcatgtattcaaCTCATCTCAGTGACACTACGTAATGTTACATAGGCTTCCCAAATGACATATGCACAACAGGCTGCAGTTGTGTGCAAATAAGTGTCTACTATTTCTAaagcctccaccctggagctccaagtaggtggaatTAACGAATTAAGCAACTAAACGGAGCAAAAAAACTTACAGCCATAGCAGTTCTCCAGTAATCAAATTTGAGACCTCCATtagaaatcaatcaatcaatcacttaCTTTTGCTCATCATTATGTAAAATTGGCTCCAAACTGGtaccttatttttaataaatcttatttaaagGTTAGGTGGCTTTTGATGAAAATAGGAGAATGCCTTCCCTAATACATACACTCCAAAACCAATTTTTTCTGCTAGAAACAGAAACGTTTTGGTCAATCTCTTCAAACTGTCTATTACTGACTGTTACCATCAGACAAACCTCATGTACCGTACTTTCAACTCATAATTTTATACTGAAGCCAGGATCTGAACAGTGATAAAATTTCCCAGAAATTAATGCTATCATTGCATTAAATCTTGTCATCTTCATTATTGTATGCTTTATTTCTATGTATATTTTTGAGCACTCTGTGTTGCCAGATTTTGAAAGGTGTTATAAACAAAGATTGATTGAACCATCAAATATGGTAGTATCTGTGATATTCACTAACCCACATAAGCAGCTCTCTACCAAACATTACCCTTAATTCGTGTAGTCACTTACAAGGTTGCACTGAGGGTTACCCTTTTCTGGATCTATGGGTGCACACTGGATTCAAATACAGAGGGAGCACCATTCCATCCCAGCATGCAACCTTGTAAGCCCATTTTTTGGGATGTTGTAGGTAACTGAAGCATCTCTAGAAAGATAATGCAGATATGGAATTACAAGGCAAATGTGTTAACCACTGTGCAATCCTCCTTGTGTCACATTTATTGTGACATTTGATATTtacacatttaagtacaaaaatacattttattccttaatttttatttaaatatgaaaatgcaaaatatactgtaaacagtACATTCTAAAACTACACAATTTTAGAAGATATATGCTTCAATCCAGTTTTGAGTTTTGCAGTTTACAAACAATCAGTGGGTAAACATAAAGTTGATGGGAATAGGCTTTTTTATAcacaataaatattacataagattcaaaaaacattaattcatcTTGGACTCACTGAATATCTGCAATCTGGGCATACTGTCTGAAAAGGAGTTAATTTACACAAACAGTACACTATGCAGAAAACTTATCCCTGTGAGTTTATTAATAATAGAGCCCACTGTTCAGGACATTGCCATCGGTGGTGATTGCAATTAGGATTCAAGCAAATgaaatttacaatatgtacagaatTTCTGTGTGCATACCTTATTGCAAATATTTACATTACACCAGTCAGATTACTAGTTTCCATTCAGGTAACTATTCATGTAACTTCTGCAAAGATACAATCAAATGAAACCTTCATATAGTAACATGCATGTATTTAGATGAACAAGCTATTTCAGGCACTAGAAAAAGCACAAAACTTATTTAAATTTTTCCCACCATTCACAGTGAGAGTAAAGCTGCAGTAGTCTAGAAAATTTGTTCATTAGGATACTTAATCTGTAACATTTGGTTCAGAAACAGAAATGAGTTTGAGTTATCAGCAAAGCCTGAATGAGACATGAATTCATTCACACTATTCATTTTTAGTTCAAAATGATATTGCAATAAATCCAGCTGTAACATTCATCATTGTTTAACTAGCAGGTGTTTAAAGACTGTAGAGTTTTCATGCTGTCTATGCATCTTATGTGCAAGAATGAAACATTGGCTCAGATTTGTGGTATTCTGTTCCAACACTGAATTAAAAGCAAACCCTATGCTGCATAATATTACATGGTAAGAACATCTGAAGCACAATAAGCAATGGATTTATATTTATCACAGTAATTAAAGGCGCAACATACTGTAGGTAACTGAGACACACAAGtgttttatgcaaaaaaaaaaaaaaaaaatccactaaaaatactgttttgtttttgcaatacAATAATAGAGTGTTCTTCTCAAAATCGAAGTGGACATGACATTTAAATTGGCTGACTCAATGTCTGCTAAACAAACTGTTAAGACATCAGAGTGAAGGGGCTCTAAGTGGAGGGGGTACTATGTCAGAACAGTATCACAAATATGAGCCACAGTTTAGCATAAAATGTGCTTCTGTCAACATTACTAAAATACAGGcattaaagctgccatcttctgCAGCGCAGCAATCTGTGTTAGCTCATTATGGCAACAGTACTTTCATGCTGTCCACCACACAAACTGGAGAAGAACTCGAGGGCCAGGCGTATATGGATGGGGATAAAGACATAAGCTGTGTAAACCACCATGGCAACCACTGTCAGCAATACGGTGTTGAAAATGGACTGCTCCCATGGCTCCAACACATAGCTGCAGGTGACCAAGAGATACTGGTAGTAAAGCCAGGATATGTATTCTTTAAATCTTTTCACATCCATCAtgtctctaaaaaataaaaaagtaaacctgTATAAGTATTCACAATCCATGGTACCATGCCCTAAAAATGAACATCAGATGAAAAGCTACCTGACAAAAGTCCAATATTGTTTAACTTTTTGTGAATGACACTATGcactaaacattaaaaaaatatacattttcagtgTCTAAAATTCTAAAGATATTTTAAACAGGAATATTAACATATTCAATTTCAACTTTTTATACTTGCACTTGTAtttaacattaattaaatttgCTTTCTCTAGGAATTGAATTTACACAATTAAACCCAGTCTAGTTAGTTACACCTACATATGTTACACATCTTCATGGGCCTGTGTGCGCTGTATGATTGGCAGTATGATTACAACACCATGAACATATGTTTCATTAGCATCACACTCTCCCTGCCAGTGTCTAAAGGTTTTCAGTTTTAAACTGCGGAAGTGAGGAGTCTGAATCATATAGAAACCCAATGCTCTGCTAGTCTATGCCACTTCAAGCCACTAAATTGAGCATGTGATCATGTCTCAGTGAAGCTCACTTAATGGCTGAACTCAATGAGATGTGTTATTATGGTTAAGGTGTTCAGTATCATTAAAATAATCCATTCCCATAAGTTAACCTATCTTGTGCTGCAATTATTTAAAAGCTCCCCACCACTCACAACTGGTGAGTAAAGTTGTAGAGGTCAAGAAAATGTGTTCATTTGGATACTTTTTAATGATACACTTTAGTcaagaatatttcattttttctctttcccATCATTAGAACACTCTATCTAATCCAGCTGCCCTGGACACAGTACAACATGTCAAACAAGGAGCTCCAATTTCAGTTCCATATTTTCCTTGTTGCTTTGCCCAAATAATGCTTTTTCTGACAGGTAGGTAAGcacaacattaaataaaccaaataaatttCAGTCAGAGTTTGCTGCATGTTTCAGTACTAtgctgaaacatgcagtctgacATGCTCTGAAAAAACTTTACTAGAGAAAATCTTTAAACACAAGAAAAAGAAGACTGGGTAAGAAAAGACCCTCAAAGAGTTTAAACAGTGGCACTACAAAGCTTCATCACACATAGCATAAGTGCCTAAGAATCACTAAAACAGAGCTTGACCTAAATTTAGAAACATATCCAAAATACATCCCTTAGGATTAAATGTAGATTTTATCATCATTTATCACCATTTTAGTTAAATGATGAACCAGAACACAAATACTCCGCCCTAATATGATTTTAGAAGTAGTTTCTTAACTGCACCATaacaaaaaaagcaacaacattctcaaacctgtttaatcctggTCAAAAGATGAGAGCCTGTCCTGGCAACaatgggagcaaggcaggaaacagccctggactggGTTGCAATCCAGTGTACAGCAGGGTCCACTCATCCTTACACACAACATATTTATAGTGGCCAGTTATTCTAACCAGCACATCTATGGGGATGTTGGAAAAAATTGGAGAATGAGGCCAGCAATGGCATTACTATGTGGCTCAACAAAAATAACCACTTTAAAGTACACAGGCACAAAGCAAAATGTGACTGCAGCAAGcagacataaaaacagaaaaaaaaattaactaaatcgGAAAAAAATTATACCCATTTAACTCAGAACAGCTAGACTTGTCACATGTatatatactgattgggaaattaaacagtatgaatgtaaacccatttatcacactatggattcagaactttcttttaaatcgttcacagacagttaaagttcaggacactttttcaaaagctcttcattcaaacacaggaagtccacaggggtgtgtcttatcaccattactgtttactctgtacacaagtgacctgagacagaaaaatgaccactgctccattattaagtatgcggatgacaccatgatcataggatgcata of the Erpetoichthys calabaricus chromosome 2, fErpCal1.3, whole genome shotgun sequence genome contains:
- the sptssb gene encoding serine palmitoyltransferase small subunit B, yielding MMDVKRFKEYISWLYYQYLLVTCSYVLEPWEQSIFNTVLLTVVAMVVYTAYVFIPIHIRLALEFFSSLCGGQHESTVAIMS